AAAAACCGGTGACCAGCAGCAGCGCGGCAAGGGTCCCCGACTCGTAGAAACCGCCGAATCCGAGGCAGCCAATGACGATACAGCATACGCCCCACAGGTAACGCCACTTCAGCGACCTGTCGCAGGCGTAATGCGCCTCCAGAAAACGCCGCCAGAGCTCGGCGGTCAGTTCATAGCTCAGCAGAACCGGCCTCGACATGGGGGACATGGTGCCAGAAGACAAAAGCCCGGAAAAGAAAAAATGTCCGCCGACACCGCCGCCGAAAAAAAATCGGCCGTCCCCCTTGTGGGGGACGGCCATCTCACGGTTGCCGACAGAGTCGGGGGGACCATGAGGGGAGGAGGAAACAGACCTGAAACACTGCGATACGAAGCGTCTTGTGAGCGAACGCGGCGCGAGCGGAGGCACCGGCAAGGCCACGTTTCAGCTGCTGCCTTCCCGCTTCCGCCGCTCCTCGCGCTGCCGCAGCTCGACCCGGCGGATCTTGCCGGAGATGGTCTTCGGCAGCTCGGTCACGAACTCGATCTCCCGCGGGTACTTGTAGGGCGCCGTCTCCTGCTTGACGTGCTCCTGCAGCTGCGTCACCAGCTCGTCGCTCGGCTCGAAGCCGGGGGCGAGAATTACAAAAGCCTTGACGATGGTCCCGCGCAGCGGATCGGGCGAGCCGACGACGGCGCTCTCGGCGACTGCGGGATGGCTCTGCAGGGCGCTTTCGACCTCGAAGGGGCCGATGCGGTAACCCGAAGCGTTGATCACGTCGTCGGCCCGGCCGACGAACCAGAAATAGCCATCCTCGTCCTTGTAGGCCCTGTCCCCGGTGTAATACCAGTCGCCGATAAAGGACTCGCGGGTCGCCTCATCGTTGCGCCAGTACTCCTTCAACAGACCAACCGGCGGTTCGGGCTTGATCTTGACGGCGATGTTGCCCTCCTCCCCCTGCGGAACCGGATTGCCGTCGTCATCGATCAGTTCGACCACAAAGCCCGGAGTCGGCTTGCCCATCGAACCGGGACGAATCTCCATGCATGGGTAGTTGGCGATCAGGTTGACCGACTCGGTCTGACCGAAACCGTCGTAGATGGTGGTGCCGGTGTGTTCCTTCCAGACCTTGATGATCTCCGGATTGAGCGGTTCGCCGGCAGCCATCGAATGGCGGATGCCGGAGAGATCGTACTGACTCAGATCCTCCAGCACCAGCATCCGGTAGACGGTCGGCGGTGCACAGAAGGTGGTCACGCCGCATCTTTCCAGCAGTTTGAGATGGGTCCTGGCGTTGAACTTGGCGTCGGCGTCGTGCACCATCACCGCGCAGCCGATCTGCCACTGGCCGAACAGCTTGCCCCAGGCCGCCTTGGCCCAGCCGGTGTCGGAGAGGGTCCAGTGCAGGTCGGTCGGCTTGAGGTCCTGCCAGAACTTGGCGGTGATGATGTGGCCGATGCCGTAGGACGCCTGGGTGTGCGGCACCATTTTCGGGAACCTGGTGGTCCCGGAGGTGAAATAGATCAGCATCACGTCATCGGAGCGGGTCGGTTCGACCTCTTCGCGCGAAAGCCGCGGCGACGCCTGCTCCATCAGCTCGGAGAAGGAATGCCAACCCTGTCGCTCGGCGCCGAGACTGATCAGATGCCGCAAACTCGGGCAATTCCCTTTGGCCGCATCCAGCTTTTCGGCGTTTTCGTGCCAGACCACCGCCCCGACCGCCTCGGCCTGGTTGATCCGGTATTCGATATCCTTGGGCACCAGAATGTTCGGCGCCGGCAGCGGAATCACCCCCAGCTTGATGCTGCCGAGCATCACCGCGTACCACTCCACCAGCCGCGGCACCATCACGAACAGACGATCGCCCTTCTTGAAACCGAGCCCGCGCAGGGCGTTGGCGAAGCGGTTGGAAAGACTCTGCAGATCGTAGAAGCTGTACTTGCGGATCTCCTCGCCGCTGCGATCCGCCCACACCAGCGCCAGCTTGGTCCGGTCCTGGGCCCAGCGGTCGATGACATCGAAGCCGTAGTTGAAAAACTCGGGAACGTGCAGCTGGTAACCGGCGACCGTCTCCTCGTAGTCGTGCATGTTCGGGCCATGCAGGTTGACCGGCATGTTGTCGTAGGCATGTGCTGACATCTTCATGGCTATTCCCCTTTCCCTCACTGAAATACCGTCACGGCGAACCCGCCCGGCACGAGCGCGGATTCGGACCGGAACAGACGACGGAATCAACGCATCAAGGAAATGGCAAGGAAGATGCCAAACGTCGTTCTACAATGCTGCAAAAAGGTAAGATACTGATATGACAGGAGATTGGAGCGGATGCCAAAACAGGGTGACAGCCAGGACGCTGTCACCCTCATTTACACTGCCGATAATGCCGGGAGACGGTTGGGATGTTTTTCACGCCTTTGCTTCCGGGATGCGAAACTCGCAGGGCACCTTTGTCTGGCACAGTCCGCAGCCGATGGCCTTGACCCCGTACTTCTCCGCCATCCTGTCCGGAACGGTGCCATACACATAGGCCCGGCATTTGAACTTGTCGTGCCCCTCGGCAGAAAGCGCTCCCACCGGACAGCGCTCGATACACAAACCACAGTCGCCGGTACGGAAATGGAGGCAGTTTGCCCTGTAGTCGGAATCATTTCGCGGAGTCGGGGAGAGAATGCAGTCGGTGACCACGCTTCCCAGCCGGTGGGCGATCCCCCTGGGAGTAATCAGGGCATCGTTGAGGCTGAAGGTCCCCAGTCCGGCAGCGTAGGCGGCATGGCGCTCGGACCAGCTGGAGGCCGGCCCGCTGTCCGGCACCTCGATCTGATGCCAGCGGTCGGAAAGTTGCGGCGCCAGGGCCCGGTATCCCCGCTCGCCGAGCCAGGCCACCAGGTGACGCCGCAGCATCACGTTGAAGGCCTCTCCCCTGTCGCGGGTACGGGCCCAGGCCCGCGAGGGAAACTGCCGCTCGCGGCGGTTGCTCAGGCGGGTCGGTTCCGCCACCGGCAAAACCCAGCAGATGACCGTCCCGCCTCTTTCCGGAGCCGTTCCGGGCAGCGACGCCAGAAATTCCTGCGGCGTCAGGTGAAACTCACCGATGATGGTCTTGTAGCGGGCAAACAGGGGATCATCGGCCGCGGCGAAACCGACCAGCGGCTCCTCGAAATACGGGGTGACACCGTCTTCCTGAAGGTTGGCGGGACTTTGACGGACAAACCGTCTGATCTCGTCGACGATTTCATTTCGCATCGGCATGGGCTCCCGGTCGAAAACCGCTGCGCCGGCCGGTTGCCGGCGCCGGTCCGCGTCAGAAGTCGATCTCCACATCCAGGGAATCGAGAAACTTGTTGAAGGCGGTGAAAAGTTCCATGACGCCCAGGGCCTCGACGATCTCGGCGTCGGTGGCGCCGGCCCTGCGGAGGGCCTCGAACTCGTCATCGGAAATCCGCAGGGGATCCCGGTTGGCCTTGCGGGCGAAACCGATCAGGGCCTTTTCCCTGGCGCTGAAGTCGGCCTGGTCCAGGTTCTCCTCAATGGCCTGAAGCTCCTCATCCGTCACCCCGATGGCCCGCAAGGCGCTGGTATGTGCTGCCACGCAGTAAGAGCAACCGTTGTCCCTGGAGACCAGCACCGCGATGGTTTCCTTGACCTTGCGGTCGAGGCTTCCTTCCATCATGACCGCCTTGACCTTGTTCCAGTTGGCCCGCAACAGGGGAGGATGATGGGCATAGGTCCTGAAGAGATTCGGCACCATGCCGAAGGCGTCTTCGATCTCCCGGAAAACGGCCTCCACCTCCTGGGCGGGGGATTCGGTTCCTGCAGGGATGATTCGTGCCATGGCCATAACTCCTTTTTTCCAGACCGACCGTTCGTCTTTGCCCGACCAAAAAACAGGGGCCGTCCTGAACAACTGAAGTACCGTTCAGGACAGCCCCTAAATCATCATCGGAATGGGGAACAAGTCAAGCCCCTTGCTGTTCAGCAACCTGATTCAGAAAAAAAAGAGAACTGATTCACCCGCCCTTCAGCATTGTTTACCGTCGCGACAGCCGGAAAATATCAATCGTTCGTATCTGGCGCAACGAACGGTTGATGCGACTCCCCTGACAGGTTGTTGGCAAACCGTTTGAGGGGATTTCGTGACGGCAGAAAATGGTGCCATATCTCCGGAATTCAAGCTTTTTCCTTATCCGCGTCCATCCGCGTTCATCTGCGGCCAAACCAGAAAGCAAAAGCTACAGGCCGCTGATTTCGCAGATGAACGCCGATCAAACCCCTAAAACCTGAAAGACTTTTCAAGCCTTTGCCTTATCAGCGTCCCCAAAATGGTACTGTGTCCCCGGAATTTCCGCGTTGCTTGAATCATGATGAGCGCTCAAGAGTCCTCTTTTCCAAAAACTAGCCGATCCAAATTTGGCCATTTTTGGTCCTTATTTTTGATTAACCACTCAGAAAACCTTCTATCTACACGCCTCGTTATTTCCTTCAATTTAATCAACAACCCAACAACGGCATATTCAAAATTTTTTGATCTTGTTTTTCCTTTCTTAAAGTCTGTCATGTACGTTGTTATGCACACAAACACTATGGCGCTATACTCAAATCCAAAATCGTTAATTATTGCTTTTATACTACTAGACATTCCCGACGACTTATACCCACTCCTTATGTTGTGTTCAGTTTTTGACAGTTCATCACCGCTATACTTAATAAATTCTCCAACATATGGCTCTAGCATGTCAAAATCTCTTCGCAGAATTGCTTGATAATCCAAACTTTTATCCTTATATGCTGTCCTTTTTTTGAAAAAACCAAACATAGCCCCTCCTGTTAATTATTTTTGTACAACAATTTGCCTAATCGCCTCTATATGTCTAAACAAAGATTTACACTTTGTATTAGTTCCTATGTTGGCTATTTGTTCAACGAATCGTCCTCTATAACGGCAGCCGACAAAAGGGGCTTGGCAGGACTGAAGTTCAAATGGGATAATAGCTATTTCTGGTCGATTCAAATCCCTCGCTCTTTTTTCTAGCAAGTCATATATCGCAATTTCTGCCTGCCTCAAACCTTCCTCGATGGCGGAGCTTGCATCGGCAGCACCAAGATCCTGCGTGATGTCAGATATAACAATTTTGATGCTGTCAAACAGCAAAGACTCTTGAGGCCTTTGTGTTAGTATATAGTACTCTACATAAAAGGCTTCTTCATTAACACTAGTTGCAGAAACAACAACATAAGTTTCGCCAAATATGGTATTTGGTAGACCTCGAAGAGTATAAAAATTTATTTTTTCTTCTGAACCATCCATGGTTTAAATATTTTTTGGCAGGAAAGCACAACAACTCGCCCCTCCCCGAGAAGTGCGACGGTACGAAGCAAAAAGGCCACCTGCTACACTCGCAGATGGCCTTTAATCTTTTTTGTTCATCGCAGCCCCCCTCACACAATAAGTTGATACCTTCTAACCTACTTAAACATTTTCTCCTCGTCAAGCCATGTTCCAGCCATGTTCCAGATTTGCTGCTTACGGCTTTTTCCTCTCCGAATATCATAAGCGATGGCCCTGATCCGCTCGACCTGCCTCCGTTCAAGCTCAACACCCATATAGTCGTGATAACTGCTCTGTACACCCTTTCCTTTTGGTCTTAAGACAAATTCACGCTGTTTATGTTATTTTCTCGTGCGAAGAGGGGCACAGACTTCTTCTGCATGCATTTCTGCCATAATTTTCAGTGTTCCAAAATATAAAGGACTTTTCACTCCCTTCAAGGCTTTGTTTCTTTCAGTGACATAACATTCTCTATAATTTGAATAGAGCGATTCTATATAGCTGTTGCGTTTGTTTTCACCCCCGATGTTCCCAAGATTTACATTGGGCTTTCTCCAGTCTCCTTCGTTGTCTACAATATTGTAACGTTTTCGGAACTCCCAAGGTGGCATTTTATTTGACTTAGACCAAAGACCAAGCTTTTGTTTTTTTGCAAGTTTTTCTAATTTTTTTAAGTATGTATTTGGTGTTTTGACTTTCGCGTTTACCCAGGCACATCCTTGTGAAATGAGTCTACTTGAAACCTTGTAGCCATTATAAGATATTACTTCACCCCTTTTTGTTCTTAAGTCGATTTGTTTTACAAATATTTTTGAGTCTACAGGAGTTAATTTCTCCAGACATTTTCTTGATTCGGTGCCATATTCTTGCCCAATTTCAGGTGCATCTACACCAACTATACCTAGTATTCCTTCATATGTTTGGCAAGAAACAATTAAGCTGTCACCATCGATAACGTTCAACACCTTGCAGGTGTCTGCATTCGAAAGTGTAGAAAGAGACAAAAAAATCAAAATAGCTAATAATTGCAACCTCCGGATACACATAATTAATATATTTATCCTTTTGTCAGTGTTGTTTTAGTTTTTTTGTTTTCCCGCTAGGATCTAAAAGCTTGCCGTTTTGGCATTGTTCTATGAGACAATTCATTCTTAATTCGTTTTTGTATATTTTTATCCAATAATAATTGTTAATTTGCTTTCTTGCCTCGCCTTGAGCTTCATTTATGGTTGAAAATTCTTCTATTATTGTAGGCTCTGGTGTTGCGTGTTTTAATGATGGATTTATATTGTACATAACCACAAAAAATTTTGTCATATAATATCC
This Geothermobacter ehrlichii DNA region includes the following protein-coding sequences:
- a CDS encoding acyl-CoA synthetase; translation: MKMSAHAYDNMPVNLHGPNMHDYEETVAGYQLHVPEFFNYGFDVIDRWAQDRTKLALVWADRSGEEIRKYSFYDLQSLSNRFANALRGLGFKKGDRLFVMVPRLVEWYAVMLGSIKLGVIPLPAPNILVPKDIEYRINQAEAVGAVVWHENAEKLDAAKGNCPSLRHLISLGAERQGWHSFSELMEQASPRLSREEVEPTRSDDVMLIYFTSGTTRFPKMVPHTQASYGIGHIITAKFWQDLKPTDLHWTLSDTGWAKAAWGKLFGQWQIGCAVMVHDADAKFNARTHLKLLERCGVTTFCAPPTVYRMLVLEDLSQYDLSGIRHSMAAGEPLNPEIIKVWKEHTGTTIYDGFGQTESVNLIANYPCMEIRPGSMGKPTPGFVVELIDDDGNPVPQGEEGNIAVKIKPEPPVGLLKEYWRNDEATRESFIGDWYYTGDRAYKDEDGYFWFVGRADDVINASGYRIGPFEVESALQSHPAVAESAVVGSPDPLRGTIVKAFVILAPGFEPSDELVTQLQEHVKQETAPYKYPREIEFVTELPKTISGKIRRVELRQREERRKREGSS
- a CDS encoding epoxyqueuosine reductase; amino-acid sequence: MRNEIVDEIRRFVRQSPANLQEDGVTPYFEEPLVGFAAADDPLFARYKTIIGEFHLTPQEFLASLPGTAPERGGTVICWVLPVAEPTRLSNRRERQFPSRAWARTRDRGEAFNVMLRRHLVAWLGERGYRALAPQLSDRWHQIEVPDSGPASSWSERHAAYAAGLGTFSLNDALITPRGIAHRLGSVVTDCILSPTPRNDSDYRANCLHFRTGDCGLCIERCPVGALSAEGHDKFKCRAYVYGTVPDRMAEKYGVKAIGCGLCQTKVPCEFRIPEAKA
- a CDS encoding RNA-binding protein, which produces MTKFFVVMYNINPSLKHATPEPTIIEEFSTINEAQGEARKQINNYYWIKIYKNELRMNCLIEQCQNGKLLDPSGKTKKLKQH
- a CDS encoding thermonuclease family protein — its product is MNVIDGDSLIVSCQTYEGILGIVGVDAPEIGQEYGTESRKCLEKLTPVDSKIFVKQIDLRTKRGEVISYNGYKVSSRLISQGCAWVNAKVKTPNTYLKKLEKLAKKQKLGLWSKSNKMPPWEFRKRYNIVDNEGDWRKPNVNLGNIGGENKRNSYIESLYSNYRECYVTERNKALKGVKSPLYFGTLKIMAEMHAEEVCAPLRTRK
- a CDS encoding carboxymuconolactone decarboxylase family protein encodes the protein MARIIPAGTESPAQEVEAVFREIEDAFGMVPNLFRTYAHHPPLLRANWNKVKAVMMEGSLDRKVKETIAVLVSRDNGCSYCVAAHTSALRAIGVTDEELQAIEENLDQADFSAREKALIGFARKANRDPLRISDDEFEALRRAGATDAEIVEALGVMELFTAFNKFLDSLDVEIDF